In Sphingobacterium sp. PCS056, the following proteins share a genomic window:
- a CDS encoding transketolase, producing MSADINKLEQIASQVRRDIVRMVHACQSGHPGGSLGCTDYLVALYFNAMKRNPSFDMDGIGEDLFFLSNGHISPVFYSTLARAGYFEVSELATFRKINSRLQGHPTTHEGLPGIRIASGSLGQGLSAAIGAAQAKKLNKDTNLVYVLMGDGELQEGQVWEAAMYAPHNKVDNLIAAVDYNRAQIDGSTDQVLSLGDLRAKWEAFGWDVLEVAKGNDMTSVVAGLEEAKSHTGKGKPVIILLHTEMGNGVDFMMGSHKWHGVAPNNDQLASALGQLTETLGDY from the coding sequence ATGAGTGCAGATATCAATAAACTAGAACAAATTGCATCACAAGTAAGACGTGACATCGTACGCATGGTACATGCTTGTCAATCTGGCCACCCAGGTGGATCATTAGGTTGTACGGACTACTTAGTTGCTCTTTATTTCAATGCAATGAAACGTAATCCATCTTTTGATATGGATGGCATCGGTGAAGATTTATTTTTCTTATCAAATGGTCACATTTCGCCCGTTTTCTACAGTACACTTGCACGTGCAGGATACTTTGAAGTAAGCGAATTAGCTACTTTCAGAAAAATCAATTCTCGTCTTCAAGGACACCCGACTACTCACGAAGGTCTTCCTGGAATTCGTATTGCTTCTGGATCTTTAGGTCAGGGACTTTCTGCTGCAATTGGTGCTGCTCAAGCTAAAAAATTAAACAAAGACACAAATTTAGTGTATGTTTTAATGGGTGATGGTGAATTGCAAGAAGGTCAAGTTTGGGAAGCAGCAATGTATGCTCCTCATAATAAAGTAGACAATCTGATTGCAGCGGTTGATTATAATCGTGCTCAAATTGATGGTTCTACAGATCAAGTTCTTTCATTAGGCGATCTTCGCGCGAAATGGGAAGCTTTTGGATGGGATGTACTAGAAGTAGCAAAAGGTAATGATATGACCTCTGTAGTTGCTGGACTTGAAGAAGCGAAATCGCATACAGGTAAAGGTAAACCGGTTATTATATTATTACATACTGAAATGGGTAATGGTGTTGATTTCATGATGGGATCTCACAAATGGCACGGTGTTGCTCCAAACAATGATCAATTGGCTTCGGCTTTAGGTCAGTTAACAGAAACTTTGGGCGATTATTAA
- a CDS encoding RNA polymerase sigma factor, which produces MEDALIISKFANESTREEAFNHLLTKYQQKIYWHVRRMVIDHDDADDVVQDIFIKVWRNLANFREDSQLYTWLYRIATNECITFLNKKKLKQNVSLDDDSSAYLADSLSSGSYFSGDKAQMKLQQALLTLPEKQKLVFNMKYFDDMKYDEISQVLGTSVGALKASYHLAVKKIEAFFHNND; this is translated from the coding sequence ATGGAAGATGCTTTAATTATTTCAAAATTTGCTAACGAAAGTACGCGTGAAGAAGCATTTAATCATCTGCTGACTAAATATCAGCAAAAAATATATTGGCATGTGAGAAGAATGGTCATTGATCATGATGATGCGGATGATGTTGTACAAGACATATTTATCAAAGTATGGCGCAATTTGGCAAACTTCAGAGAGGATTCCCAATTGTATACATGGCTTTACCGCATCGCAACCAATGAATGTATCACATTCTTGAATAAGAAAAAACTGAAGCAGAACGTATCGTTGGATGACGATAGTTCTGCTTATTTAGCTGACTCTTTATCAAGTGGTAGTTACTTTAGTGGTGATAAAGCACAAATGAAATTGCAACAAGCTTTATTAACATTACCAGAAAAGCAAAAACTTGTTTTCAACATGAAATACTTCGATGATATGAAATATGATGAGATCTCACAAGTATTAGGAACAAGTGTCGGTGCCTTAAAAGCATCGTATCATTTAGCAGTAAAAAAAATAGAAGCTTTTTTTCATAACAACGATTAA
- a CDS encoding transketolase family protein codes for MKKYTFTESKDTRSGFGAGLLEAGKQNENVVALCADLIGSLKMNDFINEFPERFFQIGIAEANMMGIAAGLTIGGKIPFTGTFANFSTGRVYDQIRQSIAYSDKNVKIAASHAGLTLGEDGATHQILEDIGLMKMLPGMTVINPCDFNQTKAATIAAAKFEGPVYLRFGRPVVPNFTPADQEFVIGKAVTLNEGTDVTIIATGHLVWEAIQAGEQLAELGIDAEIINIHTIKPLDEEAILKSVAKTKCVVTAEEHNRLGGLGDSVAQVLAKNLPSPQEFVAVDDSFGESGTPAQLMEKYGLNAAAIVAAAQRVINRK; via the coding sequence ATGAAAAAATATACTTTCACAGAATCAAAAGATACCCGTTCAGGATTTGGTGCTGGATTATTAGAAGCAGGTAAACAAAACGAAAATGTTGTTGCTTTATGTGCTGATTTAATCGGTTCATTAAAAATGAACGATTTTATAAATGAATTCCCAGAGCGTTTTTTCCAAATTGGTATTGCTGAAGCAAACATGATGGGAATTGCTGCTGGTTTGACAATTGGTGGTAAAATTCCTTTTACAGGTACATTTGCCAACTTCTCGACGGGTCGCGTTTACGATCAAATTCGTCAATCTATTGCATATTCAGACAAAAATGTTAAAATAGCTGCTTCACACGCTGGATTAACATTGGGTGAAGATGGTGCTACTCACCAAATATTAGAAGATATCGGTTTGATGAAAATGTTACCAGGCATGACAGTGATCAATCCTTGTGATTTCAATCAAACTAAAGCTGCAACAATTGCTGCTGCAAAATTTGAAGGTCCTGTTTACTTACGTTTTGGACGTCCTGTTGTTCCTAACTTTACCCCTGCTGATCAAGAATTTGTAATCGGAAAAGCGGTAACATTAAATGAAGGAACTGACGTAACGATTATCGCTACAGGTCATTTGGTATGGGAAGCAATCCAAGCTGGTGAGCAATTAGCAGAATTGGGCATTGATGCTGAGATCATCAACATCCACACGATCAAACCATTGGATGAAGAGGCGATCTTAAAATCTGTTGCTAAAACAAAATGTGTAGTAACTGCTGAAGAACACAATCGTTTAGGCGGTTTGGGTGACAGTGTTGCTCAAGTATTAGCGAAAAACTTACCAAGTCCACAAGAATTTGTTGCAGTTGATGATAGCTTCGGTGAATCAGGTACTCCCGCTCAATTAATGGAAAAATATGGTTTGAATGCTGCTGCAATTGTTGCGGCTGCACAACGTGTTATTAATAGAAAATAA